A window from Symbiopectobacterium purcellii encodes these proteins:
- a CDS encoding flavocytochrome c, whose amino-acid sequence MKKKVLLFSALALAFSSMAQSETPESTDLVIIGAGGAGMSAAIEAHNQGAKVILLEKMPFAGGNTARAEAGLNAAGTPYQKVKGIQDSPELFFQDTMKGGRNINNPDLVRTLSERAKDSVQFLKDNGAELADLTRTGGASVDRTHRPAGGEPAGSFIATALIKKVKALNIDLRTNTSATEIVQNDKGEVTGIKAKGKDGKEFALNAKKVMITSGGFGANFDMIKQYDPKLANFKTTNAPGSLGEGVKMAEKINAKLVDMEYIQIHPSTVPGKGILITEAVRGDGAILINEEGKRFINELQTRDVVSQSILKQPGAHAYLIFNDDLVKQNKTINSYFKQKLVAEGDTPEALANAIKVDAKQLPLTLKTYTGYAKANKDSEFGRDSFKQALDTGKYYAIEVTPGIHHTMGGIAINTKAQVVNKDGKVIPNLFAAGEAAGGVHGANRLGGNSLADIVTFGRIGADEAVKEIKAGK is encoded by the coding sequence ATGAAAAAAAAGGTGCTGTTATTCAGTGCGCTGGCACTCGCTTTTTCTTCCATGGCGCAAAGTGAGACGCCCGAGTCTACCGATCTGGTGATCATCGGTGCAGGGGGCGCAGGCATGTCTGCGGCCATTGAGGCACATAACCAGGGTGCAAAAGTTATCCTGCTGGAAAAAATGCCGTTTGCCGGTGGCAACACGGCGCGCGCCGAGGCGGGGCTGAACGCCGCGGGCACGCCTTATCAAAAGGTCAAGGGCATTCAGGACAGCCCTGAGTTGTTCTTCCAAGACACCATGAAAGGTGGCCGTAACATCAACAACCCCGATCTGGTGCGTACACTGTCTGAACGCGCAAAAGATTCTGTGCAATTCTTGAAGGATAACGGCGCTGAGTTGGCCGACTTAACCCGTACTGGCGGTGCCAGCGTGGATCGTACCCACAGACCTGCTGGCGGCGAACCGGCCGGTAGCTTCATTGCGACTGCGTTGATCAAAAAAGTGAAAGCGCTGAACATCGATCTGCGCACCAATACGTCCGCCACTGAAATTGTACAAAATGACAAGGGCGAAGTAACCGGCATTAAAGCGAAAGGCAAAGATGGCAAAGAATTTGCGCTCAATGCTAAAAAAGTCATGATCACCTCAGGTGGCTTTGGTGCCAACTTTGACATGATCAAGCAGTACGACCCGAAACTCGCCAACTTCAAAACCACCAATGCACCGGGTTCACTGGGTGAAGGGGTTAAGATGGCGGAGAAAATCAATGCCAAGCTGGTGGATATGGAATATATCCAGATTCACCCCAGCACCGTGCCGGGTAAAGGGATTCTGATCACCGAAGCCGTGCGCGGTGACGGCGCGATTTTGATCAATGAAGAGGGCAAACGTTTTATCAATGAATTGCAGACGCGTGATGTGGTTTCTCAAAGTATCCTGAAACAACCGGGTGCTCACGCGTATTTGATCTTCAACGATGATTTGGTAAAACAAAACAAGACCATCAACAGCTACTTCAAGCAAAAACTGGTGGCTGAAGGTGATACACCGGAAGCCTTGGCTAACGCCATCAAGGTGGATGCCAAGCAGTTACCGTTAACCTTGAAAACGTACACCGGCTACGCAAAAGCCAACAAAGATAGCGAATTCGGGCGTGACAGCTTTAAACAGGCGCTGGATACCGGTAAATATTACGCCATTGAAGTAACGCCGGGCATCCACCACACCATGGGTGGTATTGCTATCAACACCAAAGCACAAGTGGTGAACAAAGACGGGAAAGTTATCCCGAACCTGTTTGCGGCGGGTGAAGCGGCGGGTGGTGTCCACGGTGCTAACCGCCTGGGCGGTAACTCACTGGCGGATATTGTTACCTTTGGTCGCATCGGTGCCGATGAAGCGGTGAAAGAAATCAAAGCAGGTAAATAA
- the cyaB gene encoding class IV adenylate cyclase: MTTHFLGKYEIELKFKIKDISEFRDTLLSLHPEAFVFENNEYDIYYDDPLASLHKRNMSMVLRSMSPSGIKLWIVKGPEERRCEAVNIESSEKADSMLHTLGYIPIHHVNKTRSIYFLDQFHITLDYIAMLGHYVEISVMTDDEAALPELEEACVQCALRLGLDMENKEPRSYRQLLGF; the protein is encoded by the coding sequence ATGACGACACACTTTTTGGGGAAATATGAGATTGAGCTTAAATTCAAGATTAAGGATATTAGCGAGTTTCGTGACACGTTATTAAGTCTTCATCCAGAAGCTTTCGTGTTTGAGAATAATGAATACGATATTTATTACGATGACCCACTCGCCTCGCTACATAAAAGAAATATGAGCATGGTGTTACGATCTATGTCGCCTTCTGGAATTAAATTATGGATTGTTAAAGGTCCGGAGGAAAGGCGTTGCGAGGCTGTTAATATCGAATCATCTGAAAAAGCAGACAGCATGTTGCATACCTTAGGCTATATTCCTATTCATCACGTAAATAAAACCCGCAGTATCTATTTCCTCGATCAGTTCCACATCACACTCGACTATATTGCTATGCTGGGGCACTACGTAGAAATATCGGTCATGACCGATGACGAAGCCGCGTTGCCAGAGCTGGAGGAGGCCTGTGTGCAGTGCGCGCTGCGTCTGGGGCTGGATATGGAAAATAAAGAGCCTCGCTCATACCGTCAATTATTGGGTTTTTGA
- the bglX gene encoding beta-glucosidase BglX, whose product MKWLTSLTIAIGLACAPAGAQLTNTAPVAAQSNAAHQAQRDAFVSDLLRKMTTDEKIGQLRLISVGTDNPKHVIREMIRDGQVGAIFNTVTRQDIRAMQDQVMELSRLKIPLFFAYDVVHGHRTIFPIALELASSWDMNNIAKSARVSAYEATEDGLNMTWAPMVDITRDPRWGRVSEGFGEDTWLTSQIARVVVKAFQGEAPTDRHSLMTSVKHFALYGAVEGGRDYNTVDMSPQRMFQDYLPPYKAAIDAGSGGVMVALNSINGVPATANRWLLKELLRDQWKFQGITITDHGAIKELMKHGVASDPRDASRIALKSGIAMSMSDEYFVKYLPELVKSGAITVQELDEACRQVLNVKYDMGLFADPYRMLGAASSDPVDTNAESRLHRAEARDVAKRSLVLLKNRLNILPLKKSGVIAVVGPLADSKRDTMGSWSAAGLARQTVTVYRGIRTAVGNDATVFYAKGANVSNHKGIIDFLNQYEDAVQVDPRSPQAMIDEAVAVAKKSDVVVAVVGEAAGMAHEASSRSNIDLPQSQRDLIAALKATGKPLVLVLMNGRPLALVREDQQADALLETWFSGTEGGNAIADVLFGDYNPSGKLPMSFPRSVGQIPIYYNHLPSGRPYTPENPGKYTSHYYDEANGPLYPFGYGLSYTTFSVSDVSMSSPLMKRNGSVNASVTVTNTGKRAGETVVQLYLHDVVASISRPVKELRGYEKVMLQPGESRVISFTITEDDLKFYNAQMQQVVEPGKFEVFIGLDSQRVKQQSFTLL is encoded by the coding sequence ATGAAATGGCTTACCTCTTTGACGATTGCGATTGGCCTGGCCTGCGCGCCAGCCGGGGCGCAACTGACCAACACTGCGCCTGTTGCGGCACAAAGTAATGCGGCACATCAGGCTCAGCGTGATGCCTTTGTCTCCGATCTGCTGCGTAAAATGACCACTGACGAAAAAATTGGGCAATTACGCCTGATCAGTGTGGGCACCGATAACCCGAAACACGTGATCCGCGAGATGATCAGGGACGGGCAGGTGGGCGCGATTTTCAACACGGTAACGCGTCAGGACATCAGAGCGATGCAAGATCAGGTAATGGAACTGAGTCGCCTGAAAATTCCTCTGTTTTTTGCCTACGATGTGGTGCACGGTCATCGAACCATTTTCCCGATCGCCCTGGAGCTAGCCTCTTCCTGGGACATGAACAACATCGCCAAAAGCGCCCGTGTCTCGGCCTATGAAGCTACCGAAGACGGGCTGAACATGACCTGGGCGCCGATGGTGGATATCACCCGCGATCCACGTTGGGGACGGGTATCGGAAGGCTTTGGTGAAGATACCTGGCTGACCAGCCAAATTGCCCGCGTGGTAGTGAAAGCATTTCAGGGCGAGGCCCCGACCGACAGGCATTCACTGATGACCAGCGTCAAACACTTTGCCCTTTATGGTGCGGTGGAAGGCGGACGTGACTACAACACGGTGGACATGAGTCCTCAGCGTATGTTTCAGGATTATTTGCCACCTTATAAAGCGGCAATTGACGCAGGCAGTGGCGGGGTAATGGTCGCTCTGAACTCGATTAATGGCGTGCCTGCAACGGCAAATCGCTGGTTGTTGAAAGAGTTGCTGCGCGATCAGTGGAAATTCCAGGGGATTACCATCACCGATCACGGTGCGATTAAAGAGCTGATGAAACACGGTGTGGCGAGCGACCCTCGTGACGCATCGCGTATTGCTCTGAAATCCGGCATCGCGATGAGCATGAGCGATGAGTACTTTGTCAAGTATCTGCCTGAGTTGGTGAAAAGCGGTGCTATCACGGTGCAAGAGCTGGATGAGGCTTGCCGCCAGGTGCTGAACGTGAAGTATGACATGGGACTGTTTGCCGATCCTTACCGTATGCTGGGTGCTGCCAGCAGCGATCCGGTGGATACCAATGCGGAAAGCCGTTTACATCGCGCCGAGGCGCGTGACGTTGCCAAACGCAGTCTGGTATTGCTGAAAAACCGCCTCAACATTCTGCCACTGAAAAAATCGGGCGTAATTGCGGTGGTGGGGCCGTTGGCGGACAGCAAGCGCGATACGATGGGCAGTTGGTCTGCGGCTGGGCTAGCGCGCCAAACGGTAACCGTGTATCGCGGTATTCGTACAGCAGTGGGTAATGATGCGACGGTTTTCTATGCCAAAGGAGCTAATGTCAGTAATCACAAAGGCATTATTGATTTCCTGAATCAATATGAAGATGCGGTACAGGTTGACCCGCGTTCACCGCAAGCGATGATTGATGAAGCGGTGGCGGTGGCGAAGAAATCGGATGTAGTGGTTGCGGTCGTCGGTGAAGCGGCCGGTATGGCGCATGAAGCTTCCAGCCGTTCCAACATCGATTTACCACAGAGTCAGCGCGATCTTATCGCCGCACTCAAAGCCACCGGCAAGCCGTTGGTGCTGGTGCTGATGAACGGTCGACCGCTGGCGCTGGTGCGTGAAGATCAGCAAGCGGACGCGCTGTTGGAAACCTGGTTTAGCGGTACGGAAGGGGGCAATGCGATCGCCGATGTCCTGTTCGGTGACTATAATCCGTCAGGTAAGTTGCCGATGTCCTTCCCGCGTTCTGTTGGGCAAATCCCAATTTATTACAACCATTTGCCTTCCGGCCGTCCGTATACGCCGGAAAATCCCGGCAAGTACACGTCGCATTACTACGACGAAGCGAATGGTCCGCTCTATCCGTTTGGCTACGGCTTGAGTTACACCACTTTCAGCGTGTCGGATGTGAGCATGTCCAGTCCGCTGATGAAACGTAACGGCAGCGTGAATGCGAGCGTAACGGTCACCAACACCGGTAAGCGCGCAGGCGAAACCGTGGTGCAGCTCTACCTGCACGATGTCGTCGCGTCTATCAGCCGTCCGGTCAAGGAACTGCGCGGTTACGAGAAGGTGATGCTGCAACCGGGCGAAAGCCGTGTTATCAGCTTTACCATCACGGAAGATGATCTGAAGTTCTACAATGCGCAAATGCAGCAGGTTGTCGAACCGGGCAAATTTGAGGTATTTATTGGTCTGGATTCACAACGCGTGAAACAGCAGAGCTTTACGCTGCTCTGA
- a CDS encoding helix-turn-helix domain-containing protein: MSAVHRVKQAYWFSPRLPQVECRSTWCSSQGYKTHTHTQLSLGLIVAGSTVCHYRGADHLLHAGEMVLIDPHAPHSCTPLPGQTRSYHMFYLDAAWCQALLAEQSGQPVAAIHCQPVRVQDPMLFSDSLQLLNSLARHDINSATPQLNALVSTLLSRYCSAQQPLAEQSTTRYMRQRLLSNLQTSPSLATLAQELHLRRETLVRHFREDTGITPMAFLNNARIEYAKTLIKQGVWLADAGYQSGFSDQSHFHKIFVLHTAATPGQYQQANESSSATITI; this comes from the coding sequence ATGTCGGCGGTGCACCGCGTCAAACAAGCCTATTGGTTTTCTCCGCGCCTGCCTCAGGTCGAGTGCCGTTCGACCTGGTGCAGCAGTCAGGGGTATAAAACCCATACACACACCCAACTCTCCCTCGGCCTGATCGTAGCGGGCAGCACCGTCTGCCACTATCGCGGTGCAGACCACCTGTTGCACGCCGGCGAGATGGTTTTGATCGACCCGCATGCGCCGCACAGCTGTACTCCGCTGCCCGGACAAACGCGCAGCTATCATATGTTTTACCTCGACGCAGCCTGGTGTCAGGCGCTGTTGGCCGAACAGAGCGGACAGCCGGTAGCGGCGATCCATTGCCAGCCGGTGCGAGTACAAGACCCCATGCTGTTTAGCGATAGCCTGCAACTGCTCAACAGCCTCGCTCGCCACGATATAAACAGCGCGACACCACAGTTGAACGCGTTGGTATCCACGCTGTTGTCTCGTTATTGCTCGGCACAACAGCCTCTCGCAGAGCAATCCACCACGCGCTATATGCGCCAGCGTCTGCTCAGCAATTTGCAAACCTCACCGTCGCTGGCCACGCTGGCACAGGAGCTGCACCTGCGCCGGGAAACGCTGGTGCGACATTTCCGTGAAGATACCGGCATCACGCCCATGGCTTTCCTTAACAATGCGCGTATTGAATATGCCAAAACGCTGATTAAGCAAGGTGTATGGCTGGCCGATGCCGGATACCAAAGTGGCTTTAGCGATCAAAGCCATTTTCACAAAATCTTTGTGCTGCACACAGCGGCCACACCGGGGCAATATCAACAAGCGAATGAATCGTCGTCTGCCACGATCACTATTTGA
- a CDS encoding glutathione S-transferase family protein, translating into MYQLHIANKNYSSWSLRPWVLMTALDIPFTEQLIPFSTGAVQTAFKAFSPTAKVPCLVDDQQVVWDSLAIVEYLAERHRGVWPEESAARTWARCASAEMHSGFTALRNQCAMSCGIRVALPEISAALRDELARLDVLWTEGLTRFGGPFLAGKTFSAVDAFFAPVVFRIQTYNLPVSPTVNSYCQHLLGQPAMQNWYTSALAETWREPAHEDEVTDNSKRVVVADFRA; encoded by the coding sequence ATGTATCAATTGCATATCGCCAATAAAAACTATTCGTCCTGGTCACTGCGCCCCTGGGTATTGATGACAGCACTGGATATTCCTTTTACCGAACAGTTGATCCCCTTTAGCACAGGTGCGGTACAAACCGCCTTCAAAGCCTTTTCTCCGACGGCTAAAGTGCCCTGTCTGGTCGATGACCAGCAGGTGGTGTGGGATTCACTGGCGATCGTTGAATACCTGGCTGAACGCCACCGCGGCGTATGGCCCGAAGAGAGTGCAGCGCGCACCTGGGCTCGCTGTGCGTCAGCGGAAATGCACTCGGGCTTTACCGCATTGCGCAACCAGTGTGCCATGAGCTGTGGGATACGTGTCGCGTTGCCGGAAATATCAGCGGCATTGCGCGATGAGTTGGCTCGTCTCGATGTACTCTGGACGGAAGGTCTTACGCGTTTTGGCGGACCATTTCTGGCAGGAAAGACCTTCAGCGCCGTGGATGCCTTTTTCGCACCGGTGGTGTTTCGCATTCAAACCTATAATTTGCCGGTTTCACCCACCGTGAATAGCTACTGCCAGCATCTGTTAGGGCAACCGGCCATGCAGAACTGGTACACCAGCGCGTTGGCTGAAACCTGGCGCGAGCCGGCACACGAAGATGAAGTCACCGATAACAGTAAGCGGGTTGTCGTAGCGGATTTTCGCGCCTGA
- the mmuM gene encoding homocysteine S-methyltransferase, with the protein MLPENPLAALLEQSPVVILDGALATELEARGCDLCDPLWSAKVLMEAPALIYQVHYDYFAAGAQCAITASYQATPQGFAARGLSEVDSLALIARSVELAVRAREDYYAVHPDVGVLLVAGSVGPYGAFLANGAEYRGDYHLPQAEMMAFHRPRIAALVDAGVDLLACETQPSLPEMAALLQLLREFPTITAWFSFTLRDAQHISDGTPLRDVVALLDNHPQVVAMGVNCVALESATAALAYLSSLTVLPLVVYPNSGEHYDANAKRWSATGKQACSLTAHLSAWRAAGARLIGGCCRTTPQDIAAISHACKHESHHY; encoded by the coding sequence ATGTTACCTGAGAATCCCCTTGCCGCGCTGCTAGAGCAGTCACCCGTGGTGATCCTGGATGGTGCGTTGGCTACCGAACTGGAGGCGCGCGGCTGTGATTTGTGCGATCCACTCTGGTCGGCGAAAGTGTTGATGGAAGCACCTGCGTTAATTTATCAGGTGCATTACGATTATTTTGCCGCCGGGGCGCAATGCGCTATCACCGCCAGCTATCAGGCGACACCACAGGGGTTTGCAGCACGCGGACTGAGCGAAGTAGACTCGCTGGCGCTGATCGCGCGCAGCGTTGAGCTGGCGGTGCGTGCCCGTGAAGATTATTACGCGGTACATCCCGATGTGGGCGTGCTGTTAGTGGCGGGCTCGGTCGGGCCCTATGGGGCTTTTCTGGCGAATGGCGCTGAATATCGTGGCGATTATCACCTGCCGCAGGCGGAGATGATGGCATTCCACCGGCCACGTATCGCGGCGTTGGTTGACGCGGGTGTTGACCTGCTGGCGTGCGAAACCCAGCCCTCGCTGCCGGAGATGGCCGCTCTGTTACAGTTGCTGCGCGAGTTTCCCACCATCACTGCCTGGTTCTCGTTTACGCTGCGTGATGCGCAGCACATCAGCGATGGCACGCCACTGCGTGACGTTGTGGCGCTATTGGACAACCACCCGCAAGTCGTGGCGATGGGTGTAAACTGTGTCGCATTAGAAAGTGCGACGGCGGCGTTAGCGTATTTATCCTCGCTGACGGTGTTGCCGCTGGTTGTCTATCCTAATTCCGGCGAGCATTATGATGCGAATGCCAAACGCTGGAGCGCAACCGGGAAGCAGGCATGTTCGCTGACCGCGCATTTGTCCGCCTGGAGAGCCGCGGGCGCGCGCCTGATCGGTGGATGCTGTCGTACCACGCCGCAGGACATTGCCGCGATTTCTCATGCGTGCAAGCATGAGTCGCACCATTATTGA
- a CDS encoding FMN-binding protein, protein MKKIVPSLVAAAALLFVASAGVQAAQTYKDGTYTGKAQGKEGEIEVSVKISEGKIANVEVVKHEDTEALMLGVIDNIVPEIVEKQTADGIDAVTGATMSSTGVLEAAKQALAQAKS, encoded by the coding sequence ATGAAAAAAATCGTTCCATCGTTGGTGGCTGCTGCTGCCTTGTTGTTTGTTGCCTCAGCCGGCGTTCAGGCTGCCCAAACGTATAAAGACGGTACCTACACCGGCAAAGCGCAGGGTAAAGAAGGGGAGATCGAAGTTTCGGTGAAAATCAGCGAGGGCAAAATTGCCAATGTGGAAGTGGTAAAACACGAGGACACAGAAGCGCTGATGCTCGGGGTTATTGATAATATCGTGCCGGAAATTGTGGAAAAACAAACGGCAGACGGTATTGATGCGGTAACGGGTGCCACCATGTCCAGTACGGGTGTATTGGAAGCCGCGAAACAAGCGCTGGCACAAGCTAAATCCTAA
- the pbpG gene encoding D-alanyl-D-alanine endopeptidase: MIKKHKFSLLALLLLSTQMTFTPSVLAKTAAPAIASTHQKIASGSAMVVDLRDNKVLYSANPDVVVPIASVTKLMTALVVLDANLPLDEVISVDISHTPEMKGVYSRVRLNSQISRRDMLLLALMSSENRAAASLAHHYPGGYQAFIAAMNAKAKALGMTHTRYVEPTGLSINNVSTARDLVKLLIASKQYPLLSQLSTTQEKTATFTNPGYSLPFRNTNHLVYKNDWDIQLTKTGFTNQAGHCLVMRTVINQKPVALVVLDAFGKYTHFADANRLRRWMETGQVTAVPDAALSYKKQKALASRAPGQVARVTTDIE, translated from the coding sequence ATGATTAAAAAACATAAGTTTTCTCTGCTTGCATTGCTGTTGCTGTCCACACAGATGACATTCACCCCCTCCGTCTTGGCGAAAACGGCGGCTCCCGCCATTGCCAGTACACATCAGAAGATCGCGTCAGGTAGCGCGATGGTGGTCGATCTGCGTGATAATAAGGTGCTTTACTCCGCCAACCCGGATGTGGTGGTGCCTATCGCCTCTGTCACCAAACTGATGACGGCGCTGGTGGTGCTGGATGCAAATTTGCCGTTGGATGAAGTTATCTCGGTCGATATCAGCCACACACCGGAAATGAAGGGGGTTTATTCGCGCGTTCGCTTGAACAGTCAGATCAGCCGCCGCGACATGCTGTTATTGGCCCTGATGTCTTCCGAAAACCGCGCTGCGGCCAGTCTGGCACACCACTATCCGGGAGGCTATCAGGCGTTTATCGCTGCGATGAACGCCAAGGCCAAAGCGCTCGGCATGACGCATACCCGCTATGTGGAACCGACGGGGCTGTCGATTAACAACGTCTCTACCGCGCGCGATCTGGTCAAATTACTGATTGCCAGCAAGCAATATCCGCTTCTGAGCCAACTGAGCACCACGCAGGAGAAAACCGCCACCTTCACCAATCCGGGCTATAGCCTGCCGTTTCGCAATACCAATCATCTGGTCTACAAAAATGACTGGGACATTCAGTTGACCAAAACCGGGTTTACTAATCAGGCGGGGCATTGTCTGGTCATGCGTACCGTGATCAACCAGAAACCGGTCGCGCTGGTCGTACTGGACGCATTCGGTAAATACACCCATTTTGCGGACGCCAACCGTCTGCGCCGCTGGATGGAAACCGGGCAGGTAACCGCAGTACCGGATGCCGCGTTGAGCTATAAAAAGCAAAAAGCGCTCGCCTCACGCGCCCCGGGTCAAGTGGCTCGGGTTACAACAGATATTGAATAA
- a CDS encoding flavocytochrome c has protein sequence MKTKVLLFSALALAFSSMAQSENRESTDLVIIGAGGAGMSAAIEAHNQGVNVILLEKMPFAGGNTARAEGGLNAAGTPYQKAKGIEDNPELFFKDTMKGGRNINNPELVRILSEQAKDSIEFLKINGAELADVSRAGGASVDRIHRPVGGEPAGSFIATALIKKVKALNIDLRTRTSATDIIKNDKGEVTGIKAKGKDGNVYTIDAKKVMITAGGFGANFDMIKHYDPKLVGFKTTNAPGSLGEGVKMAESINAKLVDMEYIQIHPTTVPGKGILITEGVRGDGAILVNEQGKRFINELLTRDVVSQNILKQPNAHAYVIFNDALVKQNKTIDTYFKQKLVFEGDSVEALATAIKMDPKQLSATLAAYTGYAKAKKDTEFGRESFKQALDSGKYYAIEVTPGIHHTMGGIAINTKAQVVDNQGKVIPNLFAAGEAAGGVHGANRLGGNSLADIVTFGRIGADEAVKEIKAGQ, from the coding sequence ATGAAAACAAAGGTGCTGTTATTCAGTGCGCTGGCACTCGCTTTTTCTTCTATGGCGCAAAGTGAAAACCGGGAATCTACCGATCTGGTTATCATTGGTGCCGGTGGGGCAGGCATGTCCGCTGCCATTGAAGCACACAACCAGGGTGTTAATGTTATTCTTTTGGAAAAAATGCCGTTTGCCGGAGGCAATACCGCGCGCGCGGAGGGCGGTTTAAACGCGGCGGGAACGCCTTATCAAAAAGCCAAGGGCATTGAGGATAATCCTGAGCTGTTCTTTAAAGATACGATGAAAGGGGGGCGCAATATTAATAACCCTGAACTGGTGCGTATCCTTTCCGAGCAGGCGAAAGACTCCATTGAATTCTTGAAAATCAATGGTGCTGAACTGGCGGATGTGTCGCGAGCGGGCGGAGCCAGCGTCGATCGCATTCACCGGCCCGTGGGTGGGGAACCTGCTGGCAGCTTTATTGCTACGGCGCTGATCAAAAAAGTCAAAGCGCTTAATATCGATTTACGTACGCGTACCTCGGCGACGGACATCATCAAAAATGATAAAGGTGAAGTTACGGGAATTAAAGCCAAGGGCAAAGACGGGAACGTTTACACCATTGATGCCAAGAAGGTAATGATCACTGCGGGCGGATTTGGTGCCAACTTTGACATGATTAAACACTACGATCCCAAACTGGTCGGTTTTAAAACGACCAATGCGCCAGGTTCGCTGGGGGAAGGGGTTAAAATGGCGGAAAGTATTAACGCCAAGCTGGTGGATATGGAATATATCCAGATTCACCCAACCACCGTTCCCGGAAAAGGCATTCTTATCACGGAGGGGGTTCGCGGTGATGGTGCTATTTTAGTCAATGAACAAGGGAAACGTTTTATTAATGAGTTGCTAACGCGCGACGTGGTTTCGCAAAATATTTTAAAACAACCCAATGCGCATGCTTACGTGATATTTAATGACGCGCTGGTAAAACAGAACAAAACCATTGATACCTATTTTAAACAGAAACTGGTGTTTGAAGGTGATTCTGTTGAGGCACTTGCCACTGCCATTAAGATGGATCCCAAACAGCTGTCTGCCACGCTCGCCGCTTATACAGGCTATGCGAAAGCAAAAAAAGACACCGAGTTTGGCCGTGAAAGCTTTAAGCAAGCCTTGGATAGCGGAAAGTATTACGCCATTGAAGTGACGCCGGGTATCCACCACACCATGGGTGGTATCGCCATCAACACCAAAGCGCAGGTGGTCGATAACCAAGGCAAGGTGATCCCGAACTTGTTTGCAGCCGGTGAAGCGGCGGGTGGGGTGCACGGGGCAAATCGTCTGGGGGGTAATTCACTGGCAGATATCGTGACCTTTGGCCGTATCGGCGCTGATGAGGCAGTGAAAGAAATTAAAGCTGGTCAATAA
- a CDS encoding GNAT family N-acetyltransferase, which translates to MDIHDLHDNPARIAGVAALLYAEWSAFPRWSSTPAIESAIRQRGVATTRAFSLGMFAHDGHAVATASIIRYELDDCPEREYWLGEVVTAPSQRGKGLATALVNACVARCQQQGIEMLYLYTPDKHALYARMGWQPLEQRHVAGESVTVMCLSLGK; encoded by the coding sequence ATGGACATCCACGATCTGCATGACAACCCCGCGCGCATTGCGGGTGTTGCTGCATTGCTCTACGCCGAATGGTCGGCGTTTCCCCGCTGGTCGAGTACGCCTGCCATTGAATCGGCTATACGCCAGCGTGGTGTGGCGACCACTCGCGCGTTCTCGCTGGGGATGTTCGCTCACGACGGCCATGCGGTTGCTACCGCCAGTATCATTCGCTATGAACTGGACGATTGCCCAGAACGCGAATACTGGCTGGGGGAAGTGGTCACGGCCCCGTCTCAGCGCGGTAAAGGGCTGGCGACTGCGCTGGTCAATGCCTGTGTGGCACGCTGCCAGCAACAGGGCATCGAGATGCTGTATTTGTATACACCTGACAAGCATGCGCTCTATGCCCGAATGGGGTGGCAACCGCTAGAGCAACGTCATGTGGCAGGAGAAAGTGTCACTGTGATGTGTTTATCGCTCGGAAAGTGA